One Hordeum vulgare subsp. vulgare chromosome 4H, MorexV3_pseudomolecules_assembly, whole genome shotgun sequence DNA window includes the following coding sequences:
- the LOC123446982 gene encoding expansin-A31-like, with protein sequence MGAGMRFLQLFAAVLAFCSVPAKSDYWQQAYATFYGGADGAETMGGACGYGNLYTAGYGINNAALSTTLFNNGLSCGQCYLITCDTSKSNMCKPGTAITVSATNLCPPNWAKANDNGGWCNPPRVHFDMSQPAWENLAIYRAGIVPVLYQRVACKRQGGLRFTITGFNFFELVLVSNIAMSGSIKNMLVKGTNTAWITMSQNWGANWQCLAGLQGQSLSFAITSSGGQYKVFQDVVPAWWLFGQTFSTWQQFDY encoded by the exons ATGGGAGCTGGGATGCGCTTCCTGCAGCTGTTCGCGGCCGTTCTCGCGTTCTGCTCCGTGCCGGCCAAGTCCGACTACTGGCAGCAGGCCTACGCCACGTTCTACGGCGGCGCCGACGGCGCTGAAACGATGG GTGGCGCATGTGGGTATGGTAACCTCTACACTGCGGGGTACGGGATCAACAACGCAGCGCTGAGCACGACGCTGTTCAACAACGGCTTGTCGTGCGGGCAATGCTACCTCATCACCTGCGACACCAGCAAGTCGAATATGTGCAAGCCCGGCACGGCCATCACCGTGTCCGCCACCAACTTGTGCCCTCCCAACTGGGCTAAAGCCAACGACAACGGTGGGTGGTGCAACCCTCCCCGCGTGCACTTCGACATGTCCCAGCCCGCCTGGGAGAACCTTGCCATCTACCGCGCCGGCATTGTCCCCGTCCTCTACCAGCGGGTCGCGTGCAAGAGGCAGGGTGGCCTGCGGTTCACCATCACCGGCTTCAACTTCTTCGAGCTGGTGCTGGTGAGCAACATTGCCATGAGCGGGTCGATCAAGAACATGTTGGTGAAGGGGACCAACACAGCGTGGATCACGATGTCCCAGAACTGGGGCGCTAACTGGCAGTGCCTAGCAGGGCTGCAAGGGCAGTCGCTCAGCTTCGCAATCACCTCCTCCGGCGGCCAGTACAAGGTCTTCCAGGACGTCGTGCCGGCGTGGTGGCTGTTCGGACAGACCTTCAGCACCTGGCAACAGTTCGACTACTAG